A stretch of the Fusobacterium varium genome encodes the following:
- the lpxD gene encoding UDP-3-O-(3-hydroxymyristoyl) glucosamine N-acyltransferase: MNYKLVDLIALLGCEVKGDLSLENISGLAPFFQAQEDSLTFASDEKFLKKLHETRAKVIIVPDIPLPENIGKTYLKVKENPRTLMPKLLNFFKRETRPFEKMIEDSSKIGNNVRLAPNVYIGHDTVIGDNVVIHPNVTIGEGVTIGEETVIYSNATIREFCVIGKKCVIQPGAVIGSDGFGFIKIAGNNTKIEQIGHVVLEDEVEIGANTTIDRGTIGNTVIKKFTKIDNLVQIAHNDIIGENCLLISQVGIAGSVEVGDNTTLAGQVGVAGHLKIGNNVVIAAKSGVTGNVADNQMLSGYPLMDHKEDLKVRVSWKKLPELLKRVRAIEKKLEEK; this comes from the coding sequence ATGAACTACAAGTTAGTTGATTTGATTGCCCTCCTTGGTTGTGAAGTAAAGGGAGATTTAAGTCTGGAAAATATTTCTGGGCTTGCTCCCTTTTTTCAAGCACAAGAGGACAGTCTGACATTTGCATCAGATGAAAAATTTTTAAAAAAGCTGCATGAAACTAGAGCAAAAGTAATAATAGTACCAGATATTCCTTTACCAGAAAATATTGGAAAAACATATTTGAAAGTTAAAGAAAATCCAAGAACGCTTATGCCAAAACTTTTGAATTTTTTTAAGAGGGAAACTAGACCTTTTGAAAAAATGATAGAAGATTCCAGCAAAATAGGAAATAATGTCAGACTAGCACCAAATGTTTACATAGGGCATGATACTGTAATAGGAGATAATGTAGTTATTCATCCTAATGTAACAATAGGAGAAGGAGTAACAATAGGAGAGGAAACAGTTATTTATTCCAATGCAACTATTAGAGAATTTTGTGTTATTGGAAAAAAATGTGTGATTCAGCCAGGAGCAGTAATAGGGTCAGATGGATTTGGATTTATAAAAATTGCTGGAAATAACACTAAGATAGAGCAGATAGGGCATGTAGTATTGGAAGATGAAGTAGAAATAGGGGCTAATACCACAATAGATAGAGGAACTATAGGAAATACAGTAATTAAAAAATTTACTAAAATAGATAATCTAGTACAAATAGCTCATAATGATATAATTGGAGAAAATTGCCTTCTTATATCTCAAGTAGGGATAGCTGGAAGTGTTGAAGTGGGAGATAATACTACTCTTGCAGGACAGGTAGGAGTAGCTGGACATTTAAAAATAGGAAACAATGTAGTTATAGCTGCTAAATCGGGTGTAACTGGAAATGTAGCAGATAATCAAATGCTTTCAGGATATCCTTTAATGGATCACAAAGAAGATCTAAAAGTGAGAGTTTCTTGGAAAAAACTCCCTGAATTATTAAAGAGAGTAAGAGCTATAGAAAAAAAATTGGAAGAAAAATAA
- a CDS encoding putative outer membrane protein → MKKILIPAMALMLSVSAFAMKVGYVNSQEAFAKFSQTKTVQENLNKEKTRLENEIKQKEVALQKAQLELQAKGAKVTDKEKTAFEGQVKAFQKFIQDSQTKLSKEEFTRFQAIETTMNNAISEVAKAGKYDYVFEAGAVKFGGENITDKVISTMEKNKK, encoded by the coding sequence ATGAAAAAAATATTAATACCAGCAATGGCATTAATGCTGTCAGTATCAGCATTTGCTATGAAAGTTGGGTATGTTAACTCACAAGAGGCTTTTGCTAAATTTTCCCAAACTAAAACAGTTCAAGAAAATTTAAATAAAGAGAAAACTAGACTTGAAAATGAAATCAAACAAAAAGAAGTAGCGCTTCAGAAAGCACAACTTGAACTTCAAGCAAAAGGAGCAAAGGTTACTGATAAAGAAAAAACAGCTTTTGAAGGACAAGTAAAAGCTTTTCAAAAATTTATACAAGATTCTCAAACTAAATTGAGCAAAGAGGAATTTACAAGATTCCAAGCTATTGAAACTACAATGAATAATGCAATTTCAGAAGTGGCTAAAGCTGGAAAATATGATTATGTATTTGAAGCTGGAGCAGTAAAATTTGGTGGAGAAAATATAACTGATAAAGTAATAAGCACTATGGAAAAAAACAAAAAATAG
- a CDS encoding putative outer membrane surface antigen protein, whose translation MRKQLIVLMVFLLGLFSFGAESNYSIKKVEVINNREIPFEIILENMRSKEGEKFVTDNMIEDYKSIKGLEYVNDVSIQPTVYDGGIKLTVDITENRDAKSMLEKKGIIPLSERGKVDTSLLVNSIEFIGNHYVSTKELMDKVPVKVGSYFSKNKVIEGHKNLIESGYFRDVIPDAVKSGKGVKVIYEVMENPILNGVNIIGNTVYTTEDLMKVIQTEPGKIFNINTIREDRDRILKKYQDDGYTLTDVTDIGINGNLELEIYLSEGTIRDIQFKKMVTKQKGARRKPTDDVLKTKTYVIERELEFSKDEIFNSNKYDETVKNLMRLGHFKNVKYESRDIPGDPDGKTIVLLLDEERTAILQGAISYGSEIGLLGTISIKDTNWKGKGQELGFTFEKSDEDYTSFSINFYDPWIKDTDRISWGWSLYKNSYEDDDSKLFHEIDTIGAKFNIGKGLTKNVRLSLGTKFEYVEEKAQKSKFSKNAAGEYIWYNGDVVKGMDDDYFIWSLFPSLTYDTRNHFWNPTAGEYAKLQLEGGYAGGYDGDVFGNITLELRKYHRGFFKNNTFAYKVVGGIMTDSTKEAQRFWVGGGSTLRGYDGGFFKGTQKLVGTVENRTQINELLGLVVFFDAGRAWKQNGRDLEYNQDADFPDKVATTAGVGLRLNTPIGPLRFDFGWPVGDKMDSGMEFYFNMGQSF comes from the coding sequence ATGAGAAAACAATTAATAGTACTAATGGTTTTTCTATTGGGACTTTTCAGTTTTGGTGCTGAATCTAATTACAGCATTAAAAAAGTGGAGGTTATAAACAATAGAGAGATTCCTTTTGAAATCATTTTGGAGAACATGAGATCAAAAGAGGGAGAGAAGTTTGTAACAGATAATATGATTGAAGATTACAAAAGCATCAAAGGGTTAGAATATGTAAATGATGTTTCTATTCAGCCAACAGTTTATGATGGTGGAATAAAGCTGACTGTTGATATAACAGAAAACAGAGATGCAAAATCTATGCTTGAGAAAAAAGGGATTATCCCTTTATCAGAAAGAGGAAAAGTTGATACTTCTTTACTAGTAAATTCAATTGAATTTATTGGAAACCATTATGTAAGCACTAAAGAGCTTATGGATAAAGTTCCAGTAAAAGTTGGAAGTTATTTTTCTAAAAATAAAGTTATAGAAGGACATAAAAATCTAATTGAAAGCGGATACTTCAGAGATGTTATTCCTGACGCTGTTAAAAGTGGAAAAGGGGTAAAAGTAATATATGAAGTTATGGAAAACCCTATTCTTAATGGTGTAAATATCATAGGAAATACTGTTTATACAACAGAAGATCTTATGAAAGTTATACAAACTGAACCTGGTAAAATATTTAATATTAATACTATCAGAGAAGACAGAGATAGAATTTTAAAAAAATATCAGGATGATGGTTATACACTTACTGATGTTACAGATATAGGAATCAATGGAAATCTGGAGCTTGAAATTTATTTAAGTGAAGGAACAATAAGAGATATACAGTTCAAAAAAATGGTAACAAAACAAAAAGGTGCCAGAAGAAAACCTACAGATGATGTTTTAAAAACTAAAACATATGTAATAGAAAGAGAACTTGAATTTTCTAAAGATGAAATATTTAATTCAAATAAATATGATGAAACTGTAAAAAATCTAATGAGATTAGGACATTTTAAAAATGTTAAATATGAATCTAGAGATATTCCTGGAGATCCAGATGGAAAAACTATAGTGCTTCTTCTTGATGAAGAAAGAACTGCTATACTTCAAGGAGCAATATCTTATGGTTCTGAAATAGGATTATTAGGAACTATCTCAATAAAAGATACTAACTGGAAAGGTAAAGGACAAGAACTTGGATTTACATTTGAAAAATCAGATGAAGATTATACAAGTTTCTCAATTAATTTCTATGATCCTTGGATTAAAGATACAGATAGAATTTCATGGGGATGGAGCTTATACAAAAATAGCTATGAAGATGATGATAGTAAGTTATTCCATGAAATAGATACTATTGGAGCTAAATTCAACATAGGTAAAGGACTTACTAAAAATGTAAGATTGAGTCTTGGAACTAAATTTGAATATGTAGAAGAAAAAGCTCAAAAAAGTAAATTCAGTAAAAATGCAGCAGGAGAATATATCTGGTATAATGGAGATGTAGTTAAAGGTATGGATGATGATTATTTTATCTGGAGTTTATTCCCATCTTTAACTTATGATACAAGAAACCATTTCTGGAACCCAACAGCAGGAGAATATGCTAAACTTCAATTAGAAGGTGGATATGCTGGTGGTTATGATGGAGATGTTTTTGGAAACATTACATTAGAACTTAGAAAATATCATAGAGGATTCTTTAAGAATAATACATTTGCTTATAAAGTTGTTGGAGGAATCATGACTGATTCTACTAAAGAAGCTCAAAGATTCTGGGTAGGTGGAGGAAGTACACTTAGAGGATATGATGGTGGATTCTTTAAAGGTACTCAAAAACTTGTTGGTACTGTTGAAAACAGAACTCAAATCAATGAACTTCTTGGACTTGTTGTATTCTTTGATGCAGGTAGAGCATGGAAACAAAATGGAAGAGACTTGGAATATAATCAAGATGCAGACTTCCCAGATAAAGTAGCAACAACAGCAGGAGTAGGATTAAGACTTAATACACCTATTGGTCCATTAAGATTTGACTTTGGATGGCCAGTAGGAGATAAAATGGATAGTGGAATGGAGTTCTATTTCAATATGGGACAATCATTTTAA